The Setaria italica strain Yugu1 chromosome IX, Setaria_italica_v2.0, whole genome shotgun sequence genome has a window encoding:
- the LOC101785395 gene encoding probable indole-3-pyruvate monooxygenase YUCCA4 has product MQEQAADAAGNSPSRRDQNSGAGCCLVRGPIIVGAGPSGLAVAAALSRHAVPFTVLERSDGIADLWTNRTYDRLRLHLPKVFCELPHVGFPADFPTYPTKHDFLRYLRSYAARFAVSPLFGRTVTRARFDAAASLWRVTAVSAEDGGRATEYVSPWLVVASGENAEVVVPKVKGRGRFAGEVLHSSAYRSGERFKGMRVLVVGCGNSGMEMCLDLCEHGAMPFMSVRSGVHVLPREMFGTSTFGIAMKLLKWLPIKLVDRFLLLVAKMVLGDTEKHGLRRPKLGPLEIKNITGKSPVLDVGAWSLIKSGNIKIVPEVESFTGGNGVRFVDGNEMDFDAVIFATGYRSNVPSWLKDSELFTEDGKAKAQQPASSWRGPNGLYCVGFSGRGLLGAGADALSAAADIAGRWQAVAAAAAAAGAKISSV; this is encoded by the exons ATGCAGGAGCAAGCTGCTGACGCTGCTGGTAATAGCCCTAGCAGGCGGGATCAGAACTCGGGCGCCGGTTGTTGCCTCGTGCGTGGCCCCATCATCGTCGGCGCCGGGCCGTCGGGcctcgccgtggcggcggcgctgagcCGGCACGCGGTGCCCTTCACCGTGCTGGAGCGCTCCGACGGCATCGCCGACCTGTGGACGAACCGCACCTacgaccgcctccgcctccacctccccaaGGTCTTCTGCGAGCTCCCCCACGTCGGCTTCCCGGCCGACTTCCCCACGTACCCGACCAAGCACGACTTCCTCCGGTACCTCCGCTCCTACGCCGCGCGCTTCGCCGTGTCCCCGCTGTTCGGGCGCACGGTGACCCGGGCGCGGTTCGACGCGGCGGCGTCGCTCTGGCGGGTGACGGCAGTGTCggccgaggacggcggccgagcgACCGAGTACGTGTCGCCGTGGTTGGTGGTGGCCAGCGGCGAGAACGCCGAGGTGGTCGTGCCCAAGGTGAAGGGGAGGGGGAGGTTTGCCGGGGAGGTGCTGCACTCCAGCGCGTACAGGAGTGGCGAGAGGTTCAAGGGCATGAGGGTGCTCGTCGTGGGGTGCGGCAACTCCGGGATGGAGATGTGCTTGGATTTGTGCGAGCATGGTGCAATGCCCTTCATGTCTGTCAGGAGCGGG GTGCACGTCCTACCAAGAGAGATGTTTGGGACGTCAACGTTCGGCATCGCCATGAAGCTGCTCAAGTGGCTGCCGATCAAGCTGGTGGATAGGTTCCTGCTCCTCGTCGCCAAGATGGTCCTGGGGGACACGGAGAAGCACGGGCTGAGGCGGCCCAAGCTGGGCCCGCTGGAGATCAAGAACATCACCGGCAAGAGCCCTGTTCTCGACGTGGGAGCATGGTCATTGATCAAATCTGGAAACATCAAG ATCGTGCCAGAGGTCGAGTCATTCACCGGCGGCAACGGGGTGAGGTTCGTGGACGGCAACGAGATGGACTTCGACGCCGTCATCTTCGCCACCGGCTACAGAAGCAACGTCCCTTCCTGGCTCAAG GATAGCGAGCTGTTCACGGAGGACGGCAAGGCAAAGGCTCAGCAGCCGGCGAGCAGCTGGAGGGGTCCCAACGGGCTGTACTGCGTGGGATTCTCCGGCCGGGGCCTGCTCGGCGCTGGCGCGGACGCcctgagcgccgccgccgacatcgCCGGGAGGTGgcaggcggtggcagcggcagcagccgcGGCTGGAGCCAAGATCTCCTCGGTGTAA